A section of the Chryseobacterium scophthalmum genome encodes:
- a CDS encoding response regulator, with the protein MSNKILWIDDEIDLLKPHIVFLEKKGYVVTPVNNVNEALELIDSEKFDLTLIDENMPGISGLEAIPMIKEKDNALKIVMVTKSEEEHIMEEAIGSQIADYILKPVNPNQILLSLKKNLQEENLVEQKTILQYQQEFRNLSMELSYLRTYQDWAEYYKKIVNWELKFDKVTDNEFADLLQSQKEEANIQFAKFIENNYEDWLNGLDKPMMSHTLFKDKVKPEVEKEKVLLLMVDNLRYDQWKVIEPLFTKYYNKVSEDYYYSILPTATQYARNSFFAGLLPSEIEKRFPEKWFNDNEEGNKNEFERDFLEDQMKRVGLSSKSMKYLKVLNADFERKIYDDFNQHKNNDLLVIVYNFIDILSHAKTDNHIVDQLIRDDKTFRSLTSNWFENSSLIKIIKLAAESGFKLVITTDHGTVYVKKPSRVVGDRETSTNIRYKTGKSLTYDDKDVWAVSNPEKLFLPKGNLSSKYIFAKNNTFLAYPKNYNHFVNYYKETYQHGGISLEECIIPISILEPK; encoded by the coding sequence ATGTCAAACAAAATATTATGGATTGATGATGAAATAGATTTACTAAAACCCCATATCGTTTTTCTTGAAAAGAAAGGTTACGTTGTAACTCCGGTGAACAACGTAAATGAGGCTTTAGAACTTATTGATTCTGAAAAATTTGATTTAACGTTAATCGACGAAAATATGCCGGGAATTTCCGGTCTGGAAGCAATTCCGATGATTAAAGAAAAAGACAATGCTTTGAAAATCGTGATGGTAACCAAAAGCGAAGAAGAGCACATCATGGAAGAAGCAATCGGTTCGCAGATTGCAGATTATATTTTAAAACCTGTAAACCCAAACCAGATTTTACTTTCATTAAAAAAGAATCTTCAGGAAGAAAATTTGGTAGAGCAGAAAACAATTCTTCAATATCAGCAGGAATTCAGAAACCTTTCGATGGAACTTTCTTACCTGAGAACGTATCAGGATTGGGCAGAATACTATAAAAAAATCGTGAATTGGGAGCTTAAATTTGATAAAGTAACCGATAACGAGTTTGCAGATCTTCTTCAGTCACAGAAAGAGGAAGCGAATATTCAGTTTGCAAAATTTATCGAAAACAATTACGAAGACTGGTTGAATGGTTTAGATAAACCAATGATGAGTCATACTCTATTTAAAGATAAAGTAAAACCTGAAGTTGAAAAAGAAAAGGTTCTTCTTTTGATGGTCGATAATTTGAGATATGACCAATGGAAAGTAATAGAGCCTCTTTTCACCAAATATTACAATAAAGTTTCTGAAGATTATTATTACAGTATTCTTCCGACTGCGACACAATATGCAAGAAATTCTTTTTTCGCAGGACTTTTGCCTTCAGAAATTGAAAAGCGTTTCCCTGAAAAATGGTTTAACGACAATGAAGAAGGAAACAAGAATGAGTTTGAACGCGATTTTTTAGAAGATCAGATGAAAAGAGTTGGTTTAAGTTCTAAATCAATGAAATATCTAAAAGTTTTGAATGCCGATTTTGAAAGAAAAATCTATGATGATTTTAATCAGCATAAAAACAATGATCTTTTGGTGATTGTTTACAACTTTATCGATATTCTATCACACGCAAAAACCGACAATCATATTGTAGATCAGCTAATCAGGGATGATAAAACTTTCAGATCTTTAACATCGAACTGGTTTGAGAACTCTTCTTTAATAAAAATTATAAAGCTTGCTGCAGAAAGCGGGTTTAAACTGGTTATTACTACCGATCACGGGACGGTTTACGTTAAAAAACCAAGCAGAGTTGTTGGAGACAGAGAAACCTCAACCAACATCCGTTATAAAACAGGAAAAAGCTTAACCTATGATGATAAAGATGTTTGGGCAGTGAGCAATCCTGAAAAACTGTTTTTACCTAAAGGAAATCTGAGCTCAAAATATATTTTTGCCAAAAACAATACATTTTTAGCCTATCCTAAAAACTACAATCACTTTGTAAACTATTATAAGGAAACTTATCAGCACGGTGGAATTTCTTTAGAAGAATGCATTATCCCGATCAGTATCCTGGAACCAAAATAA
- a CDS encoding HD domain-containing protein yields MQNKLKIINDPVHGFIKIPHEILFDVIEHPYFQRLRRISQTGLLNLIFPGATHTRFHHAIGAMHLMFTALETLKQKGVAISVEEEKGAMLAILMHDIGHGPFSHALESMLMDDWHHENLSLLLMNRLNVEFDGQLSTAIEMFQGKYHRKFFNQLISSQLDVDRLDYLNRDSFFTGVSEGNINTQRIISMMNVCEEELVIDVKGVYSIENFLTARMFMYWQVYYHKTSALAEFILVKILERAKYLVSEGIDLPATENLKYFLNRGKSAATDEDVERFTQLDDNDIVQAMKLWQKSEDFVLAYWCKCVIQRNFPKTIISSHPFDKKFIEEKINNTNEFFGIDNGGELVHQITRSLLPYDTEKQPIYLLQKSGKVLKLDESEDQLLSGLIVHKTKRYILAFPRM; encoded by the coding sequence ATGCAGAACAAGCTTAAAATCATCAACGATCCGGTACACGGTTTCATCAAAATTCCTCACGAAATCTTATTTGATGTTATCGAACATCCTTATTTTCAAAGATTAAGAAGAATTTCGCAGACCGGACTTTTAAATTTAATTTTTCCGGGAGCAACACATACAAGATTTCATCATGCGATTGGTGCAATGCATTTAATGTTTACCGCTTTGGAAACTTTAAAACAAAAAGGAGTTGCCATTTCTGTGGAAGAAGAAAAAGGAGCGATGTTAGCAATTCTGATGCACGATATTGGTCACGGTCCGTTTTCTCATGCTCTGGAAAGTATGCTGATGGATGATTGGCATCACGAAAATCTTTCATTATTATTAATGAACAGGCTGAATGTTGAATTTGACGGACAGTTATCGACGGCAATAGAAATGTTTCAGGGAAAATACCACAGGAAATTTTTTAATCAGCTGATCAGTTCGCAATTGGATGTTGATCGTTTGGATTATTTAAACAGAGACAGCTTTTTCACGGGAGTTTCGGAAGGAAATATCAATACACAAAGGATTATTTCAATGATGAATGTCTGCGAAGAAGAACTGGTGATTGATGTAAAAGGTGTTTATTCTATCGAAAATTTTTTGACGGCAAGAATGTTTATGTATTGGCAGGTTTATTACCATAAAACTTCAGCGTTGGCAGAATTTATTTTGGTGAAAATTCTTGAAAGAGCAAAATATCTGGTTTCGGAAGGAATCGACTTACCGGCAACTGAAAATTTGAAATATTTTTTAAACAGAGGAAAAAGTGCAGCAACCGATGAAGATGTTGAGCGTTTTACACAACTTGACGATAATGATATTGTTCAGGCGATGAAACTATGGCAAAAATCAGAAGATTTTGTTTTGGCTTATTGGTGTAAATGTGTGATTCAGCGTAATTTTCCAAAAACAATTATCTCTTCGCATCCTTTTGATAAGAAATTTATTGAAGAAAAAATAAATAACACAAACGAATTTTTTGGAATTGATAACGGGGGTGAATTAGTTCACCAAATTACAAGAAGTTTACTTCCTTATGATACAGAAAAACAACCTATTTATCTTCTTCAGAAAAGCGGAAAGGTTTTGAAATTAGATGAGTCAGAAGATCAGCTTTTGTCTGGTCTCATCGTGCATAAGACGAAAAGATACATCCTTGCATTTCCAAGAATGTGA
- the lpxD gene encoding UDP-3-O-(3-hydroxymyristoyl)glucosamine N-acyltransferase has product MEFTASQIASFIDGKIIGDENALITGVSPIESGESGHLSFVAQDRFAHHLETSQCSVLIVTETLINKDQYNPTIIAVKDAYLSFQILMNLYQEMQGRKEGVEDGSSIHDTAVIGDKVYIGTFTYVSEKAKIGEGTQIFPQVYIGKGVKIGKNCKIDSGARIYDYCIIGDNCVIHSNTVIGGDGFGFQPTPEGFQKIPQLGNVIIEDNVEIGSNCSIDRATIGSTTIGKGTKIDNLIQIAHNVKIGANNVIAAQAGIAGSTTIGDWNQIGGQVGIVGHIKIGNQVKIQAQSGVNSSVNDKDTVYGSPAISYNDYLRSYVHFRNLPELAKRINNLENNSKDHTNE; this is encoded by the coding sequence ATGGAATTTACAGCTTCGCAAATTGCAAGTTTTATTGACGGAAAAATTATAGGTGACGAAAACGCACTTATTACCGGAGTTTCCCCTATTGAGAGCGGAGAATCCGGCCATCTTTCTTTTGTTGCACAAGATCGTTTTGCGCATCATTTAGAGACTTCGCAATGTTCGGTACTTATTGTTACCGAGACCCTTATCAATAAAGATCAATATAATCCTACCATTATAGCTGTAAAAGATGCTTATCTTTCTTTTCAGATTTTAATGAATCTGTATCAGGAAATGCAGGGCAGAAAAGAAGGTGTTGAAGATGGTTCTTCCATTCACGATACTGCTGTTATAGGAGATAAAGTTTATATTGGTACATTTACCTATGTTTCAGAAAAGGCTAAAATTGGTGAAGGTACACAGATTTTTCCTCAAGTCTACATTGGTAAAGGAGTGAAGATTGGTAAAAACTGTAAAATAGACAGTGGTGCAAGGATCTATGATTACTGCATTATTGGTGATAATTGTGTGATTCATTCCAATACCGTTATCGGTGGTGACGGATTTGGTTTTCAGCCTACTCCGGAAGGTTTCCAAAAAATTCCTCAATTAGGAAACGTTATTATTGAAGATAACGTGGAAATCGGTTCTAACTGCAGTATCGACAGAGCTACAATTGGTTCTACGACCATTGGAAAAGGCACAAAAATCGATAATTTGATTCAGATTGCACATAATGTAAAAATCGGTGCAAACAATGTAATTGCTGCGCAAGCGGGAATTGCAGGTTCTACTACGATTGGAGATTGGAACCAAATTGGCGGTCAGGTTGGAATCGTAGGTCATATAAAAATAGGAAATCAGGTAAAAATTCAGGCGCAAAGTGGAGTGAACTCCAGCGTTAATGATAAAGATACCGTTTATGGTTCTCCAGCAATTAGTTATAATGACTATCTTAGAAGCTACGTGCATTTCAGGAACCTTCCTGAATTGGCGAAAAGAATAAATAATCTTGAGAATAACTCAAAAGATCATACTAATGAGTGA
- a CDS encoding bifunctional UDP-3-O-[3-hydroxymyristoyl] N-acetylglucosamine deacetylase/3-hydroxyacyl-ACP dehydratase, which produces MSDMQKTLQEEVTLSGIGLHTGKEVKLTIKPAKENTGFVFVRTDLEGRPHVEADVNYVVATERGTTLEKLGVKINTCEHLLAALVGCDIDNAVMEMDASEPPILDGSSKFFVEAIESVGIVEQAVAREYLVVKEVLSYSDPATGSEITIIPSDHYEVTTMVDFGTKVLGTQNATLKNISEFKEEISSARTFSFLHELEMLLDHGLIKGGDISNAIVYVDKDLTVETTEKLKKAFGKDHVSIRPNGILDNLTLNYPNEAARHKLLDVIGDLALTGVKIKGKVIANKPGHFVNTQFAKKLNRQWKLQKKKNVPEFDLTKEPVFDINGIMKLMPHRPPFLLIDKILELSDSHVVGLKNVTMNEPFFVGHFPKEPVMPGVLQVEALAQTGGILVLASVPDPENYSTYFIKIDKVKFKRKVVPGDTMIFKIELIEPIRRGIVHMQGYGYVGDTVAVEAELMAQVAKNKID; this is translated from the coding sequence ATGAGTGATATGCAAAAAACCCTTCAGGAAGAGGTTACTCTTTCTGGAATAGGTCTTCATACTGGTAAAGAAGTAAAATTAACCATTAAACCTGCAAAAGAAAATACAGGTTTTGTTTTCGTACGAACAGATCTTGAAGGAAGACCTCATGTAGAAGCAGACGTAAATTACGTGGTGGCTACAGAAAGAGGAACTACTTTGGAAAAACTTGGCGTTAAAATCAATACTTGCGAGCATCTTTTAGCTGCTTTGGTTGGTTGTGATATCGACAATGCTGTTATGGAAATGGATGCTTCAGAACCTCCAATTTTAGATGGTTCTTCGAAGTTTTTTGTTGAAGCAATCGAAAGTGTAGGTATTGTAGAGCAGGCTGTTGCAAGAGAATATCTTGTTGTAAAAGAGGTATTGAGCTACAGCGACCCGGCAACAGGTTCAGAAATTACAATTATCCCTTCAGATCATTACGAAGTAACTACTATGGTAGATTTTGGGACTAAAGTTTTAGGAACTCAGAATGCTACTCTTAAAAATATTTCAGAATTTAAAGAAGAAATTTCTTCTGCAAGAACATTCAGCTTTTTGCATGAATTAGAAATGCTTCTTGATCATGGTTTAATCAAAGGCGGAGATATTTCTAATGCTATTGTTTACGTTGACAAAGATCTTACTGTAGAAACTACAGAAAAACTAAAGAAAGCTTTTGGTAAAGATCACGTATCGATTAGACCCAATGGTATTTTAGATAATTTAACCTTAAACTATCCAAACGAAGCGGCAAGACACAAATTATTAGATGTAATAGGTGATTTAGCTTTAACGGGTGTTAAAATTAAAGGAAAAGTTATTGCCAATAAACCTGGGCATTTTGTAAATACTCAGTTTGCTAAAAAGCTAAACCGTCAGTGGAAATTACAGAAAAAGAAAAACGTTCCTGAGTTTGATTTAACGAAAGAACCTGTATTTGATATCAACGGAATTATGAAGTTGATGCCTCACAGACCTCCTTTCTTATTGATTGATAAGATTCTTGAACTTTCTGATTCTCATGTGGTTGGTTTGAAAAATGTAACAATGAATGAACCTTTCTTCGTTGGACATTTTCCTAAAGAACCTGTAATGCCCGGAGTTTTACAAGTAGAAGCTTTAGCACAAACCGGAGGTATTTTGGTTTTGGCAAGCGTACCGGATCCTGAAAATTATTCAACTTATTTCATTAAAATTGATAAAGTGAAATTTAAGAGAAAAGTTGTACCAGGTGATACAATGATTTTCAAAATTGAATTAATAGAGCCTATCAGAAGAGGTATTGTTCACATGCAGGGTTACGGATATGTTGGTGATACTGTAGCAGTAGAAGCAGAATTGATGGCTCAAGTTGCAAAAAATAAAATTGACTAA
- the lpxA gene encoding acyl-ACP--UDP-N-acetylglucosamine O-acyltransferase, which translates to MIHQLAAVDKRAKIGRNVVVEPFTTIAADVEIGEGTWIGSNVTIMDGARIGKNCKIFPGTVISAIPQDLKFDGEDTQTIIGDNTTLRECVTVNKGTKALGYTKVGDNCLIMATSHVAHDCIIGNNVIIANGCGIAGHVEIGDFTVMGGLSAVQQFGKIGKHTMVSGGSLIRKDIPPYIKVAREPISYAGINSVGLRRRGFTNDKIFEIQKIYRYIFQMKMNVTQALVYIEKEMLPTAERDEILEFIKNSPGGIVKGYGTSKE; encoded by the coding sequence ATGATTCATCAATTAGCGGCCGTAGATAAACGTGCAAAAATTGGCAGAAATGTAGTAGTAGAACCTTTCACAACAATTGCTGCAGATGTGGAAATTGGTGAAGGTACATGGATAGGATCTAATGTAACCATCATGGATGGTGCGAGAATCGGAAAAAACTGTAAAATTTTCCCCGGAACGGTAATTTCTGCAATTCCGCAGGATTTAAAGTTTGACGGAGAAGACACACAGACCATCATTGGAGATAACACTACTTTGAGAGAATGTGTGACAGTAAATAAAGGAACAAAAGCTTTAGGATACACCAAAGTAGGAGATAACTGTCTGATTATGGCAACTTCTCACGTAGCCCACGATTGCATCATCGGGAACAATGTAATTATTGCAAACGGTTGTGGTATTGCAGGTCACGTTGAAATAGGTGATTTTACGGTAATGGGTGGTCTTTCTGCGGTTCAGCAATTCGGTAAGATCGGGAAACACACGATGGTTTCCGGAGGATCATTAATCAGAAAAGATATTCCGCCTTACATTAAAGTTGCAAGAGAACCAATTTCTTATGCCGGAATTAATTCTGTAGGTTTAAGAAGAAGAGGATTTACCAACGATAAGATTTTCGAAATTCAGAAAATTTACAGATATATTTTTCAGATGAAAATGAATGTTACACAGGCATTGGTTTACATCGAAAAAGAAATGCTTCCAACGGCTGAAAGAGATGAGATTTTAGAATTCATCAAAAACTCTCCGGGAGGTATTGTAAAAGGATACGGAACAAGCAAAGAATAA
- the efp gene encoding elongation factor P encodes MATSNDIRKGLCIEFSNDIFKIIEFLHVKPGKGPAFVRTKMKSVTNGKVLDNTFSAGHKIDEVKVITRKFQYLYDDENGFHFMNNEDFSQLYLNKEMIENSNLMKAGEEVTIILKEADETPLSAELPQSVYLEVIEADPGVKGNTATNALKNAIVETGARVMVPLFIEPGDKIKVSTEDGSYLERVK; translated from the coding sequence ATGGCAACAAGTAACGATATCAGAAAAGGTCTTTGCATCGAATTCAGCAATGATATTTTCAAAATTATTGAGTTTCTTCACGTAAAACCAGGGAAAGGTCCAGCTTTCGTAAGAACAAAAATGAAATCTGTAACGAACGGAAAAGTTCTTGATAACACTTTTTCTGCAGGTCACAAAATCGACGAAGTAAAAGTAATCACGAGAAAATTCCAGTATCTTTATGATGATGAGAATGGTTTCCACTTTATGAATAACGAAGATTTTTCTCAGTTATATTTAAACAAAGAAATGATCGAAAATTCAAACCTAATGAAAGCAGGTGAAGAAGTTACCATCATTTTGAAAGAGGCAGACGAAACTCCGCTTTCTGCTGAATTGCCACAGTCAGTTTATTTAGAAGTTATCGAAGCTGATCCGGGTGTGAAAGGAAATACTGCTACCAATGCCTTGAAAAACGCAATCGTTGAGACAGGAGCAAGAGTAATGGTTCCTTTGTTCATCGAGCCGGGTGACAAAATCAAAGTGAGCACAGAAGACGGTTCTTACTTGGAAAGAGTAAAGTAA
- a CDS encoding LpxD N-terminal domain-containing protein — MTFHQPQKLKTIADLIGAKFIGSEDFEVLGTNEIHRVKSGEIVFVNHPKYYDKALNSAATIILIDKEVECPEGKALLVSDDPFRDFNKINTHFTRIYNFTETLHDVEIGEGTKIHPSAVLGNNITIGKNTLIFPNVVIGDRTVIGDNVVIQSNTVLGGDAFYYRKLNGNFDRLISVGNVIIEHNVEIGNGCTIDRGVTDSTIIGEGSVLDNQIQIGHDTVIGKKCLIASQVGVAGCCIIGDEVTLWGQVGIASGNTIEGGSVILGKTGVNRDLKKGTYIGMFAEDFKTYLKKEVKLRNL, encoded by the coding sequence ATGACGTTTCATCAGCCACAAAAACTCAAAACAATTGCAGATCTTATCGGAGCAAAATTCATAGGCTCAGAAGATTTTGAAGTATTGGGAACCAACGAAATCCACAGAGTAAAATCTGGCGAAATTGTTTTTGTCAATCACCCCAAATATTACGATAAAGCTTTAAACTCTGCAGCAACCATTATCTTAATCGATAAGGAAGTAGAATGTCCGGAAGGTAAAGCGCTTTTGGTTTCAGACGATCCTTTCAGAGACTTCAACAAAATAAATACCCATTTCACAAGAATTTACAACTTCACCGAAACGCTTCATGATGTAGAAATTGGCGAAGGAACAAAAATTCACCCTTCAGCAGTTTTAGGAAACAATATTACCATCGGAAAAAATACTTTAATTTTTCCAAACGTTGTCATTGGTGACCGAACTGTCATTGGGGATAATGTTGTCATTCAATCCAACACCGTTTTAGGGGGCGATGCATTTTATTACAGAAAACTCAACGGAAATTTCGACCGTTTAATCTCTGTAGGAAATGTAATTATCGAACATAATGTAGAAATCGGGAACGGTTGTACCATCGATAGGGGAGTTACAGATTCTACGATTATTGGTGAAGGTTCTGTTTTAGATAATCAGATTCAGATCGGTCACGATACCGTAATCGGTAAAAAATGCCTGATTGCTTCTCAAGTCGGTGTTGCTGGATGTTGTATTATTGGTGATGAGGTAACTCTTTGGGGACAAGTTGGTATCGCTTCCGGAAATACCATCGAAGGCGGTTCTGTAATTTTAGGCAAAACCGGTGTCAACAGAGACCTCAAAAAAGGAACCTATATCGGAATGTTTGCCGAAGATTTTAAAACTTATCTTAAAAAAGAGGTAAAATTAAGAAACCTGTAA
- the sucD gene encoding succinate--CoA ligase subunit alpha — translation MSILVNKDSKVIVQGFTGNEGTFHAGQMIEYGTNVVGGVTPGKGGSEHLGKPVFNTVADAVSKAGANVSIIFVPPAFAADAIMEAAEAGIKVIVCITEGIPVADMVKVKSYIADKECRLIGPNCPGIITSDEAKIGIMPGFVFKKGKVGIVSKSGTLTYEAADQVVRAGYGISTAIGIGGDPIIGTTTKEALELFINDPETEAVVMIGEIGGGLEAEAARWYKASGSTKPVVGFIAGQTAPKGRTMGHAGAIVGGDEDTAQAKMEIMRENGINVVDSPADIGATVAKILG, via the coding sequence ATGTCAATTTTAGTAAACAAAGATTCTAAAGTAATTGTACAAGGATTTACAGGTAACGAAGGTACTTTCCACGCTGGTCAGATGATCGAATACGGAACCAACGTAGTAGGTGGTGTTACTCCAGGAAAAGGAGGAAGCGAGCACTTAGGTAAGCCGGTATTTAACACTGTTGCTGATGCTGTATCAAAAGCTGGAGCCAACGTAAGTATTATTTTCGTACCACCTGCATTCGCTGCAGATGCTATTATGGAAGCTGCAGAAGCGGGTATTAAAGTGATCGTTTGTATTACAGAAGGTATTCCTGTTGCAGATATGGTAAAAGTAAAATCTTACATTGCAGACAAAGAGTGCAGATTGATCGGACCAAACTGTCCAGGAATCATCACTTCAGATGAAGCTAAAATTGGTATTATGCCAGGTTTTGTTTTCAAAAAAGGTAAAGTAGGTATCGTTTCTAAGTCAGGAACTCTTACTTATGAAGCTGCTGATCAGGTTGTAAGAGCTGGTTACGGTATTTCTACTGCAATCGGAATCGGTGGTGACCCAATTATCGGAACTACTACTAAAGAAGCGTTAGAATTATTTATCAACGACCCGGAAACTGAAGCGGTTGTAATGATCGGAGAAATCGGTGGTGGTCTTGAAGCTGAAGCTGCAAGATGGTACAAAGCAAGTGGTTCTACAAAACCAGTAGTAGGTTTCATCGCAGGACAAACTGCTCCTAAAGGAAGAACAATGGGGCACGCTGGTGCAATCGTTGGAGGTGATGAAGATACTGCTCAGGCAAAAATGGAAATCATGAGAGAAAACGGAATCAACGTTGTAGATTCTCCTGCTGATATCGGAGCTACTGTAGCAAAAATCTTAGGATAA
- a CDS encoding porin family protein: protein MKKILLTSALAFSFLSFAQIDLKSTRFGLTAGANYSRINNAHNPSGARFAFQGGLLALIPMGGANQFYLQPEVTYYGAGESGKNKDSKGADGYNAVYANNYLSVPIYFKGYFSEAESEFFGLIGPRFNFLLSQNVKNVPAGRPYYDPDVTVPEYPKISGKANSFNFAIGAGIGYSYKRQLELAIKYDLGLSNTYPNLIEDFTKDPNTAKKKSEQVLSLSLSYIFK, encoded by the coding sequence ATGAAAAAAATTTTATTAACATCTGCGCTGGCCTTTTCTTTTTTATCGTTCGCACAAATCGATTTAAAAAGTACAAGATTCGGTCTTACTGCAGGTGCAAACTATTCCAGAATTAATAACGCACACAATCCTTCGGGAGCAAGATTTGCTTTTCAGGGTGGGCTTTTAGCATTAATTCCAATGGGTGGAGCAAATCAGTTTTATTTGCAACCCGAGGTTACGTATTACGGAGCCGGAGAGTCAGGAAAGAATAAAGATTCGAAAGGAGCTGATGGTTATAATGCAGTGTATGCCAATAACTATCTGAGTGTTCCTATCTACTTTAAAGGATATTTTTCTGAAGCAGAATCAGAATTTTTTGGATTAATTGGTCCTAGATTCAACTTCTTGCTTAGTCAGAATGTGAAAAATGTTCCTGCAGGACGACCTTATTATGATCCTGATGTAACTGTTCCTGAGTATCCTAAGATTAGTGGTAAAGCAAATAGTTTTAATTTCGCTATTGGTGCGGGAATAGGGTATAGCTACAAAAGACAGTTAGAACTGGCTATAAAATATGATTTAGGACTTTCAAATACGTATCCTAATCTTATTGAGGATTTTACCAAAGATCCGAATACAGCTAAAAAGAAATCTGAACAGGTTCTTAGTTTGAGTTTAAGCTATATTTTTAAATAA
- a CDS encoding helix-turn-helix domain-containing protein — protein sequence MKNKIQLLREKNRLTQKELAEKAGLSLRTIQRIEAGNIPKGFTLKALAESLNTTPENLIEKEDKNIERAKLINSSALFGLIIPFGGIIFPLIFTYKTQDVYNKQLGRNIVALQIILSVTMSLFLIASPFLQKGLSVKFPVFLIVLITFLFLKLLAIIINGIALNKNKDLHTNLKFNFL from the coding sequence ATGAAAAATAAAATTCAATTACTGAGGGAGAAAAACAGACTTACTCAAAAGGAACTTGCTGAAAAAGCTGGTCTTTCGTTAAGAACCATCCAGAGAATTGAGGCAGGAAATATTCCTAAAGGTTTTACACTGAAAGCACTTGCTGAAAGTTTAAATACAACACCTGAAAATTTAATTGAAAAAGAAGATAAAAATATAGAAAGGGCAAAACTGATTAACAGTTCTGCCCTTTTTGGTTTAATTATTCCGTTTGGAGGAATAATTTTTCCGCTTATATTTACTTATAAAACACAGGATGTTTACAACAAACAACTTGGAAGAAACATTGTTGCCCTTCAAATCATTCTTTCTGTAACAATGTCTTTGTTTTTAATTGCAAGTCCGTTTCTTCAAAAAGGATTATCAGTTAAATTTCCTGTTTTCTTGATTGTATTGATTACTTTTTTATTCCTAAAACTACTTGCTATCATCATCAATGGAATTGCTTTAAACAAAAATAAAGATTTACATACAAATCTGAAATTCAATTTCTTGTAA